In Pararhizobium sp. A13, the genomic stretch AAAGATCGACTTGGCGGCCGAGCAAGTTACCCACATTGAGTCCGTTATAGTCGGCTACCGGTCTCTATGAGATTCAGGCGTGTAGGAATAGCAATTATACCAGATGTTGGCTTTTCCAAGCACAACCATGACACTCTCTGCCCACGACAGGGGAGGCTCGTTCGGTTTCGTTTGCACGGACGTAGGCAATTGCTATCTCCTCTCCAAAAATCGGCGGTAGCCAATCGATTGTCTTTCTTCCATATCGGCGGCGCTACGGAAGTATCGAGAAATATCAGCGTCCACCGCGCGCTTGGTCAGGCAGCCGGGGGGGGCCTGATGACGTCTGCGGCGACGGACCGGATACCGGCTGCATCGAGCTTGTAATGGGCGTAGAGATGCGTCGGCGGTGCGATCAGGCTGTATTCGTCATATATGCCGTGCCGTTTCAGACGCACGGGCATTCCTTCATCCGACAGTACCTCCGCGACGGCGCCGCCAAGGCCGCCGAGAACGTTGTGTTCTTCAACGGTCATGATGCGTCGGCACCCGGCGGCCGCATTAAGGATTGCGTCCCTGTCGATCGGCTTGACGGTCGCCATGTCGATAAAACCGACGCTGTAGCCTTCAGCCCGAAGGGCTCTTGTGGCCTCCAGGCCGGGATGGACGGTGGAGCCTGTTGCGATGATCGTCAGGTCCGTTCCCTCGAAATGCACGATGGCCTTTCCGAACGTGAAGGGCAGGCGATCTGGATAGACCTCGGGATCCCGGCCGCGTTGGATGCGGATATAGATGGGGTCCGGGTAGTCGTTCGACGCCTTGATGACCTCCATCAGCTGGTTTGCATCGGCGGGCGCCACGACGGTGAGGTTGGCGATGGAGCGCGCAATGGCAAGGTCTTCCGTGGCGTGATGGGATGTTCCGTAGAATCCGAGCGAGATACCGGCGTGGTGGCCGATCAGGCGCACGGGAAGTTTGGAGTAGGCAACGTCCATGCGGATCTGCTCGCAACAGAGCAGGGCAAGGAAGGAGGCGAAGGTCGCGACGTAGGGTTTCATCCCGACCGCTGCCATGCCGGCGGCGGCCGACACCATGTTCTGCTCGGAAATCCCGAACTGCACGAAGCGGTCCGGCTGCGCCTTGTGAAACTTCGACAGGCCGTTGGAATATTGCAGATCCGCCGTTCCCGCGACGATCGGTTCGCCGCGCGCCACCAGTTCGAGCAGGGCATCGGAGAGGGCATCGAGGCCGGGGGTCATGGCGTTCAGCTGGCGATACTGCCAGGACTTGTCGGAAAGTGGCTTGTTCATCTCAGATCTCCATGGCCTCGATTTCGGCAACAGCACGGGCAGCGTCGGACGGATCGAGATATCCGAGGTGCCAACCCGGCTCGGTTTCCATGTAAGAAACGCCTTTACCCTTCACTGTCTGCGCGATCACCATGACCGGCTTCGTCCGATCCGCATCTGCTTTTAATCTCCGCAGGAGGGTGGTGACGTCTGCCATATCGTGGCCGTCGACGACGTGCGTCTCCCAGCCGAAAGCGCGCCATTTCTCTTCGATGGGCTCGACCCCGACGACGTCGTCGACGGCGCCGTCGAGTTGGTAGCCGTTGCGGTCGATGATGCCGATGAGGCGGCCGAGCCTATTGTGGGCGCCGAACAGCGCTGCCTCCCAGACCTGACCCTCCTGAAGCTCGCCATCGCCGATCATGACGAAGGTGAAGAAATCCTGGCCAAGCATGCGTGCCGCCAACGCCATTCCGCAACCGGCTGAAAGTGCGTGGCCGATCGAACCGGAGCTGAAGTCGATTCCCGCCACCTTAGTCATGTCGGGGTGGTCGCCGAGCGGACTGCCGAGCCGCGTATAGCCGTCGAGAAGAGCGGGATCGATAAAGCCGAGATCCGCGAGGATCGGAAACAGGCCGACGGCGGCGTGTCCCTTGCCCATCATGAAGCGA encodes the following:
- a CDS encoding transketolase, encoding MTKPDFAEANPRSNDERFRPTADEIAYLKDRAKFCRLETIRLIEIAKVGHYTSVFSAAELFSALYYDVMNLRRGDPKWQDRDRFMMGKGHAAVGLFPILADLGFIDPALLDGYTRLGSPLGDHPDMTKVAGIDFSSGSIGHALSAGCGMALAARMLGQDFFTFVMIGDGELQEGQVWEAALFGAHNRLGRLIGIIDRNGYQLDGAVDDVVGVEPIEEKWRAFGWETHVVDGHDMADVTTLLRRLKADADRTKPVMVIAQTVKGKGVSYMETEPGWHLGYLDPSDAARAVAEIEAMEI
- a CDS encoding transketolase C-terminal domain-containing protein, whose amino-acid sequence is MNKPLSDKSWQYRQLNAMTPGLDALSDALLELVARGEPIVAGTADLQYSNGLSKFHKAQPDRFVQFGISEQNMVSAAAGMAAVGMKPYVATFASFLALLCCEQIRMDVAYSKLPVRLIGHHAGISLGFYGTSHHATEDLAIARSIANLTVVAPADANQLMEVIKASNDYPDPIYIRIQRGRDPEVYPDRLPFTFGKAIVHFEGTDLTIIATGSTVHPGLEATRALRAEGYSVGFIDMATVKPIDRDAILNAAAGCRRIMTVEEHNVLGGLGGAVAEVLSDEGMPVRLKRHGIYDEYSLIAPPTHLYAHYKLDAAGIRSVAADVIRPPPAA